From Cannabis sativa cultivar Pink pepper isolate KNU-18-1 chromosome 8, ASM2916894v1, whole genome shotgun sequence, a single genomic window includes:
- the LOC115699072 gene encoding UDP-glycosyltransferase 83A1: protein MNLNMMSGRKQRVMMVPAPAQGHVKPLMLLAHKLAQHGFRITFVYTQLDLNQITRAMDETRIGSSDVNNIELVSIPDGLGPQEERSMINKTKSIVEYLPMEIEKLIASISSTTSESNDKISCVVFDAFLGISVDVATKMGIQGVLFSPSSAAALVHAMNIQNLICDGVIDSKYGTSTQKQMIQLLPGMPGIDTSCLLWKLDELDSQQLLFQLYLNIEQALKSAQWCLCNTTHDLESVALHSSSSFLPIGPLMENKNHSTPSTILGSQFWAEDTSCLTWLDQHEAGSVIYVAFGSITVHNEKQFHEIARGLELTGKPFLWVVRLGYISSDNEQEKGFDPYELLGKNSNIGKIVSWAPQEKVLSHPSIACFITHCGWNSTLECLSIGNGIPFLCWPYFADQFLNKDYICNVWKIGMGFIADENGIVTSDEIKNKVDKLLNDVDIRRRSLSFKEMAMKSIAKNGHSSTNLNNFITWLEAL, encoded by the exons ATGAACCTAAATATGATGAGTGGTAGAAAACAACGTGTGATGATGGTACCAGCTCCAGCCCAAGGACATGTGAAACCTCTTATGCTTTTGGCTCACAAGCTTGCCCAACATGGCTTTAGAATCACTTTCGTTTACACTCAACTCGACCTCAACCAGATCACGAGAGCCATGGATGAGACTAGAATTGGGTCCTCAGATGTGAATAACATCGAATTGGTGTCAATTCCAGATGGGTTGGGTCCTCAGGAAGAGAGAAGTATGATCAATAAAACTAAGTCAATTGTAGAGTATTTGCCTATGGAGATTGAAAAGCTCATAGCAAGTATTAGTAGTACTACTTCCGAGTCCAACGACAAGATTAGTTGTGTCGTTTTTGATGCATTTTTGGGGATTAGCGTTGATGTTGCTACTAAGATGGGTATTCAAGGAGTACTATTTTCTCCCTCTTCAGCTGCTGCTCTTGTCCACGCTATGAATATCCAAAATTTAATATGCGATGGCGTCATCGATAGTAAATATG GAACATCCACTCAAAAACAAATGATTCAATTATTACCTGGTATGCCTGGCATAGACACATCATGTTTACTATGGAAGTTAGATGAATTAGACTCACAACAGCTACTATTtcaactatatctcaatattgaacAAGCTTTGAAATCAGCACAATGGTGTCTCTGCAATACTACTCATGACCTCGAATCTGTTGCTCTACATTCATCTTCAAGTTTTCTCCCAATAGGCCCATTGATGGAAAATAAAAACCATAGTACTCCTTCAACTATTTTAGGATCACAATTTTGGGCTGAAGACACATCTTGTTTAACCTGGCTGGATCAACATGAGGCTGGTTCAGTAATATACGTAGCATTTGGTAGTATCACAGTCCATAATGAAAAACAATTTCATGAGATAGCTCGTGGACTAGAGCTCACGGGTAAGCCATTCCTTTGGGTTGTTCGTTTGGGATATATCTCAAGTGATAATGAACAAGAAAAGGGATTTGATCCTTATGAATTGTTGGGCAAGAATAGTAATATTGGAAAGATAGTTAGTTGGGCACCTCAAGAAAAAGTTTTGAGTCACCCTTCAATTGCTTGTTTTATTACCCATTGTGGTTGGAATTCAACTCTTGAATGTTTGAGCATTGGGAATGGGATACCTTTTCTATGCTGGCCTTATTTTGCTGATCAGTTCTTGaacaaagattatatatgtaatGTTTGGAAGATTGGAATGGGATTCATAGCTGATGAAAATGGAATCGTAACAAGTGATgagataaaaaataaagtagACAAACTTCTAAATGATGTAGATATAAGAAGAAGATCATTGAGTTTCAAGGAAATGGCTATGAAAAGTATAGCCAAAAATGGTCATTCTTCAACAAATTTGAACAATTTCATCACATGGTTGGAAGCTCTCTGA
- the LOC115699074 gene encoding ribosome biogenesis protein WDR12 homolog, with translation MDRDGDEEENTTRVQARFVTKLDPPFKVPPTSIAIPSNLTRLGLSTIINNLLQSGNPEWSHEPFDFLIDGEFVRMSLEQFLLAKGISAERTLEIEYIKAVVPRKEEEPSSHDDWVSAVDGSSPGFILTGCYDGLARVWKSAGVCTHILEGHTGAITSARIINSEDEESVTVATASKDQTLRLWKFNAEEPTNSHLKIRPFKILRGHKASVQSVSSQTSGDMICSGGWDSTINLWQTNEINTEGDLVSIKKKKKNDQAEESQLQGEAVSTLVGHTQCVSSVNWSQRDTIFSASWDHSIRRWDVETGKDLLNIYCGKSLNCLDIGGEGSMMIAAGGSDPILRIWDPRKPGTSAPVFQFSSHTSWISACKWHNKSWFNVLSSSYDEKIMLWDLRTAWPLSVINSHQDKVLCADWWKGDAVVSGGVDSKLRISSGISVQ, from the exons atggacaGGGATGGAGACGAAGAAGAGAACACGACGAGGGTGCAGGCCCGGTTTGTGACCAAGCTCGATCCTCCTTTCAAAGTTCCTCCCACTTCTATTGCTATACCTTCAAACCTCACCCGCCTTGGCCTTTCCACCATCATCAACAATCTTCTACAATCAG GAAATCCTGAGTGGAGCCATGAACCCTTTGATTTTCTCATCGATGGGGAATTCGTTAGGATGTCACTTGAGCAGTTTCTTCTCGCCAAGGGCATATCGGCG GAGAGGACATTAGAAATTGAGTACATAAAGGCAGTTGTCCCGCGTAAAGAAGAAGAACCTTCTTCACATGATGACTGGGTTAGCGCTGTTGATGGCTCTAGTCCTGG GTTCATTTTGACAGGTTGTTATGATGGTTTAGCAAG GGTGTGGAAGTCTGCTGGAGTGTGTACACATATACTGGAAGGACATACTGGTGCAATTACTTCTGCCAGAATCATCAACTCTGAAG ATGAAGAAAGTGTTACTGTTGCCACAGCTTCGAAAGATCAGACTCTAAGGCTATGGAAG TTCAATGCAGAAGAGCCAACTAACAGTCATTTGAAGATAAGGCCATTCAAAATTTTGCGTGGGCATAAAGCATCCGTTCAAAGTGTATCTTCTCAGACATCTGGGGATATG ATATGTTCAGGTGGTTGGGATAGCACAATTAATTTGTGGCAAACTAATGAGATAAATACAGAAGGTGACCTTGTGtcaattaagaagaagaagaagaacgatCAAGCTGAGGAATCTCAATTGCAG GGGGAGGCTGTTTCTACATTAGTTGGGCATACACAATGTGTATCTTCAGTAAATTGGTCACAGCGTGATACGATCTTTTCTGCATCATGGGACCATTCAATTAGACGGTGGGATGTGGAGACAGGCAAAGATTTGTTGAACATC TATTGTGGGAAATCCCTTAACTGCCTCGATATTGGTGGTGAAGGTTCTATGATGATCGCTGCTGGTGGTTCTGATCCTATTCTTAGGATATGGGATCCTCGTAAGCCAG GAACTTCTGCTCCTGTGTTTCAATTTTCATCCCACACTTCTTGGATATCGGCTTGCAAGTGGCATAATAAATCTTGGTTTAATGTGCTATCTTCATCCTACGACGAAAAAATTATGCTGTGGGATCTAAGAACTGCG TGGCCTCTATCTGTCATTAATTCACACCAAGacaag GTACTTTGTGCCGATTGGTGGAAAGGTGATGCTGTTGTTAGTGGAGGAGTGGACTCGAAGCTTCGCATTTCTTCTGGGATTTCTGTGCAGTAA